TATAATAACGAAGCCACTAGCAGACATGACTCGGAAGAAGGCAAATCTACTACAATGGCAACCTGAGGTGCTTTCAGTTTTTAATttgctagaatttttttttttttttatggaagctCCAGTTAGGGCCTAGATTGATCGGACTAAGCCATTTGTGGTTGATGCCTCTGAGGTGGAGGTGGGAGCCGAGTTGTCTCAGGGGACATTTTCATGTACTTACCTCTGAGAAATGACCATAGTGGTAACTGCAAGCTCCTTGAAATCAATTGGGCCTTCTAAGAATGACGACACTTTCTGGAGTAACGGTCCTTAGAGATCTTGAATTTGATGTTCTTGGCAAAACATCTGTAGGCCCAATTCTTCACCCATTTTCATTTTGTAATTCCATTTAGGCCTGTTCCAAAATATTAAGGCTGACACCTTATCTAGAAGTTTCTGTGGCAGTTATACCTCGGAATACAAACCAGAATCCATTCTGGCATTGTCATTGCCAGGATGGATTTGTCCCCTGAGAATCTTCCTGAAGCCAGTGTTGTCTATGCCTTCTGAGCGATCTTCATGATGCAGGATTTTTGACACAAAAAGACTTGTCATTAGGTATTACTGTTGGCCCACTATGTCTAGAGGCATTTCAGCATATGTATCTGCCTGTGAGGATGGTGATTGTTCCAAGACCCTCAGGTCATGCCCCCTTGGTGAGCGTTGTCCTCTACCCATTCCCAAGAGGCCATGGTCTGATCTTTCTATTGATTGTATCACAGATTTGCCATCCTCTCGGGGGAGGCTGCagtagatttaaagaggacctttaaccagtcctgacatgcctgttttaatagcttaatgcattccccatgtaataacgattctggaacatctattcttatggctataTGTTGTGCCACTCCTGCATTATTTCTactggaagttatgaatgaattgctagcagtctgcagtaatggTGCTGAGTGGTGGTAACAAATTGGGGgtttgtacctgcacagacttactctatccaatcagtgctgccattgtcagactgtgcaggtacacccccccaactggttatctctcctctgtacccttactgcagactgctagcaattatctCATAACTTCTAGTTAGGAATGAATGGTACAACAtaaagccataagaatagatactccagaattgctattatatggggaatgcatgaagctattaaaacaggtagGTCAAGGGTGGTGAAAGGTCCACTTTAATTGTGTCATGTGGCGTGCACGTCTGAACAAATTTGGTGCATCCTCCAGCTGCACAGGTGGAATCAAGACCAGTGTACCAGGTATACTGCAACTCCATAGGTTTTCAAGCTACAGTGAAAAAATTAAGAAAGGTAGGCCAAGAATATAAGTTTTAAAAGCAAATGTTTATTAACAATCAATgttttttcatgtgaaatattctATGCACATGGTGGATCCATAGGTGTGTTAAATGGATTGTCAGTTTTCGGATAGCAGACATTTGTTGGTAATTACAGACAtttcttaatcattattttgtgctcCTAATTGCTTTCCTgttaaggctggattcacattttttttcagtCAGAAGTCGGCATACTTTTCGGAAAGTAGACGTATCcccgccagatcccattatagacaatggggAACTGGTGATGCACGGCTGTACTGGCTATGCCCGATACAGTGTTCTCCAATCTCCAGCATTATGTTTCTCTGCCAGATTAGACTGCTAGAGTTCACAAATCACACAAGTTCACAAAGCATAAGTGAACACAGCCTAACATGACTTTACTTTGACCGTAACTGAAAGCTATGACAATTTCTGAGTTCAAAGGTGTTTAAAATAGGTGCAATTTCTGGGTAAAACACTgagaacatgaaaatggccttTCCCTTGTGTAGGACTCAAGATTTTATTTGTATTGAAACATTACTccttctgagcatgaaaatggattCTTCGctgtgtgaactctctgatgtGTAAGAAGAGATACTTTCTGAGTAAAACTTTTCCCACATactgaacatgaaaacggcttctcccctgtgtgaattctctgatgtagaacaagagctgatttatgagtaaaacatttcccacaatctGGGCATGgatatggcttttctcctgtgtgacttctctgatgtgtaacaagacttgatttattagtaaaacattttccacattctaagcatggaaatggcttctcccctgtgtgagttattTGATGGGCAGCTAAAGACGTTCTGAaagaaaaacatttcccacattctgaacatgaatatggcttctcccccgtgtgaactctctgatgtataacaagagctGATTTATGAGTAAAAcgtttctcacattctgaacatggatatggcctctctcctgtgtgaattctctgatgtctaacaagatctgaCTTcagggtaaaacatttcccacattctaaacatgcaaACGGCTTTTTATCCGTTTGAAGTCTCAGATAGCTAATGAGATCTGATTTCtggataaaacatttcccacaatgTGTACACAAAAATGGCGTTTCATCCTTGTGAATTCTCTGACGTTTATTGAGATCTGATTCCTGCATAAAACACTCTCCACAttgtgaacatgaatatggcttcgcTACTGTGTGAGTTCTTGGATGTTCAGTCCATTGTTGTTCTTTGTTTTGCTTaacagtctgtgatgaatcaaAAGATCGGACCCATTGAAAAAGATCAGATGATTGATTAATGCTATGATGGGTTAAGGGTATATCTGGGACAACGGAATGCTCTTTAAATGTATCCGCTATGATACCATAATCATTTGCTGTACAGTCTGAAGATATCAGGTGTTCCGTTGAGCTCgtggtacagtcatctgccaagaataaaACTGACTATTACCTTTGTATAACATAACCTTCAAAGCCTAATTCCATTCTTGACTAAATAGGACAGTGGTGGCAAAACATATCACAATCTAACAGTAGATCTCAGAACAAGGGCCAGCAGATAAGGATGTCAGGTCATCAGGCTGCTCTTTTGTAGGTTTCCACTTTTGTGTTGAAGCCAGAATTTTCATAGGTTCATGTATGTGTGTCTATTACCTCTTTTTTTAAGTGCAATGCTCAGTGGAGAATCAGAAAGGTCCTGTAAGTCAGTGCTATTAGGTGACGTATGTCTCACATATTCTATGACAGCTACATTTACTTTAGCATAGTGAAGGGCATAGGGGAGTAGCAGTACGGTCATGTACAAAGAAGTCCTGGCAATGAGCTAGCGCAGATTTgcattataatttatgccatGACCTATTTTGGTCATGTTGCTCCTTAAGATTGctaaagtaaaaaatgtgcatTATCTGTATTATTTTTGTGCTTCATTTCATTAAGTcctcctttttttcttattttggatTGATAATTTGGAACTAATTACCTATTCTCCATAGAGTTAtgatttcaacatacaatggttgtcTAGGAAACAATAACTATTGTAAATGGAGGAATCAATATCAGGTCTGAAAAAGTTCACAAATTGTAGGGGGCAACACTATACGGAAACCTGAATATGGTTTCATAGAATTATTATGTCAGCTTTTTACAGCTGTGTTTTTGTAGACTCACAACAATCTCATTGTGATTGGCGACGAGTAATGTCTGTGCATGTTTCTGCATCTCATTACAAGAACGTCAGAGCAGTTTACAAATGGATTAAACCTTTTCCTAAGGGCAGAGAAAGGCCTCTCTCACATGAGCACCGCGGATGAAGACCGGATGCATTGCATTGCGGGAAACCACGcaattttagtcagttttgttcagttttttccgcacaagtgcaaagcgtcttaatgcgttttgcatgcgcgtgataaaaaactaaatgtggtacaaagacccaaacccggacttcttcactgaagttcaggtttgagttAGGTGTTCTgccgattttattattttcccttctaacatggttataagggaaaataatagcattcttaatacagaatgctaactaaaatgtccatttaggggttaaaaaataaacaaaaaaataaactcacatcatccacttgattgcgcagccggcatcctcttctttcttcttcttgcaggacctgcaaaagaaactgcgctgacgtcatcaagctcaccacgtggtgagcgtgataaCGTCAGTCCAGATccatttgcaggtcctgcaagaagaagaaagaaaactataatggctgcgcgatcaagtggatgatgtgagtaatttctttattttatttttttaacccttaatggacattttacttagcatctgtattaaagaatgcagaTGCATGTTTTAAATTGAAAATAATTCACTAaatggactttaatggggtctcGGGGCTCATCTCATCATCTCCATCCGTGTAAATTGCaatgcatccacacttgcttgcggatgcaatgcgattttcatgcagccccattcacttctatagggcctgcattgcgtgaaaaacgcagaatatagagcatgctgcgattttcacgcaacgcacaagtgatgcgtgaaaaacattgctcatgtgcatagccccgttgaaatgaatgggtcaggattcagtgcgggtgcaatgcattcacgccattagggcgcaatgcgttcacgcAATGCGTTCACGCAATGCGTTCACGCATGCAATGCgttcacgcccgtgtgaaaggggccaaagggTCACTGACAAAGAGAGATCGGGCTGGCCATGAACAAGTAGAACTGATGAAAACATTGCAAATGTTACTCAAATTGtgcgtgaaaatcatctgctgactgTCAGGAGAAGTGCAAGTGAACATCCATAGGGATACAATAAGGAAATTCTTAACTGAAAATCTTGGCGTGAGGAAGGTGTGTGCAAAAATGGTCCCCAAGAGGCTCACCAATAAACACAAGCAAAGGAGAGCTGAAATTTGCCAAGACCTTCTGAAGAGGCAGGATGCTGTTTTGGGCCGTGTCATCACAGGTGGACGAAACATGGGTCTACCAACCCGACCAACCCGACCATGTGGCAAAGTGCACAATGGAAGACTGACGATTCTCCCTGACCATAAAAGTTCTGCCAGTTCAAATCAAAAGTCAAAACAATGTTGGTATCTTTCGTTAACATTAGAGAGAGTTTTCACTAGGAATTTGTACCAAATAGTCAACCAAGTGTACTATTTGAAAGTGCTGATAAAGCTGTGtgaaaaagaaaggtggaatgGACATGACTTTTTTCTGGAACAAATCAAGAGGGCTCTTGCAAACGAGTGTGTCCTATGCAGAAATCACGCTCCATGTGTGATCATAATTCCCCGGTATGGGCACTGGTCGTTtagcaggaacacacagcattataatgatttaaatTGCTGTGTGTGTCTGTTTGATTTGACTTCTACTGACAGTGTTATGTTAGTAAAATTCAGTAGATGccggtcaggcagagacacacagcattataaatcagtataatgctttgCGCTCGTGCTAAACGAGCAGTGTCCATAACGGGGAATGACCCTCACACTCGGAGCGTGATTTCCGCACAGGACACTCTCGTCTGAAACAGATCTTACACCACGACATAACACACCTACTCTCACAGCACTGTCTGTGAGGCAGTTTTTAGCTAGTAAACAAATAACTGTGTTGGAACATCCTCCATATTCACTGGATCTAGTGTCCAATTACTTTTTTCTGTTCCCAAAGATAAATGATAGATGATATTAATGAAATCAAAGGTAATATGACAGCAGTACTGAAGGCCATTCCACAAAACCAGTTCCAAAATTGCTTTGAAGCGTGGAAGAGGCGCTGGCACCAGTGCATAGCTTTCAAAGGGGACTACTACTGTATGAAGGCAACCACAGGGAAATTCAACAGTGAGGTAAGTAATACTTTTATTGCTATGAGTTCACTTTATTGTCAGAGCTTATATATATCTATTCCCTTTATAGACTGAttactactcacctgggcggttaCCTGTAGGAAGGTCCTCTAtactctgctcatcacccctcacatatgtctctgtaacatatataatgttcagatcttcacccggattcacaaTCTGGGAAACAAATATTGTAAAAGTCATCAGACGGttggagaagtcgtgtggaatgttttatatgacctgaaaagatcagtaattagaatgatgcccaaaaatgaccggacatcaggagttatctgacccaaatatctgcaggtctcctgtataaatccaaCCTCTTGGGTCCTTATTCCAACCAGCAGTCTCCATAACTAGAAAACAATGAGAAGATCCAGACACCACGTAatgtctatggtcagctgtaatcctgccatctccacctttctcattatacaaggataaaacatataatactggtggataaaacaagacCGAACACAAAATCTTCACAGtcttctacagatcatagggaaCAGTGAGgacttatctccatctacctgatcatcctgtggggcATTGTaatgttct
The sequence above is a segment of the Bufo gargarizans isolate SCDJY-AF-19 chromosome 6, ASM1485885v1, whole genome shotgun sequence genome. Coding sequences within it:
- the LOC122941664 gene encoding oocyte zinc finger protein XlCOF7.1-like isoform X1 produces the protein MGLVSMFISLQAPMKLLPRLLYKILLLIDPSRMDRNRDKMAESIINLTLEILFRLTGEDYTVVKKTSSERCQDPVSEGWGGTLSPITGPPPHPLIHEEVNRDKILEITNKMIELLTGEVPIRCQDVTIYFSMEEWEYLEGHKDLYKDAMMGNHQPLTSQVKKERRTLERCPSPLLPQDGSEEHYNAPQDDQIVNPGEDLNIIYVTETYVRGDEQSIEDLPTGNRPDDCTTSSTEHLISSDCTANDYGIIADTFKEHSVVPDIPLTHHSINQSSDLFQWVRSFDSSQTVKQNKEQQWTEHPRTHTVAKPYSCSQCGECFMQESDLNKRQRIHKDETPFLCTHCGKCFIQKSDLISYLRLQTDKKPFACLECGKCFTLKSDLVRHQRIHTGERPYPCSECEKRFTHKSALVIHQRVHTGEKPYSCSECGKCFSFRTSLAAHQITHTGEKPFPCLECGKCFTNKSSLVTHQRSHTGEKPYPCPDCGKCFTHKSALVLHQRIHTGEKPFSCSVCGKSFTQKVSLLTHQRVHTAKNPFSCSEGVMFQYK
- the LOC122941664 gene encoding oocyte zinc finger protein XlCOF7.1-like isoform X2, translating into MDRNRDKMAESIINLTLEILFRLTGEDYTVVKKTSSERCQDPVSEGWGGTLSPITGPPPHPLIHEEVNRDKILEITNKMIELLTGEVPIRCQDVTIYFSMEEWEYLEGHKDLYKDAMMGNHQPLTSQVKKERRTLERCPSPLLPQDGSEEHYNAPQDDQIVNPGEDLNIIYVTETYVRGDEQSIEDLPTGNRPDDCTTSSTEHLISSDCTANDYGIIADTFKEHSVVPDIPLTHHSINQSSDLFQWVRSFDSSQTVKQNKEQQWTEHPRTHTVAKPYSCSQCGECFMQESDLNKRQRIHKDETPFLCTHCGKCFIQKSDLISYLRLQTDKKPFACLECGKCFTLKSDLVRHQRIHTGERPYPCSECEKRFTHKSALVIHQRVHTGEKPYSCSECGKCFSFRTSLAAHQITHTGEKPFPCLECGKCFTNKSSLVTHQRSHTGEKPYPCPDCGKCFTHKSALVLHQRIHTGEKPFSCSVCGKSFTQKVSLLTHQRVHTAKNPFSCSEGVMFQYK